A single genomic interval of Bacillus smithii harbors:
- the cymR gene encoding cysteine metabolism transcriptional regulator CymR, translated as MKISTKGRYGLTIMIELAKKYGEGPTPLRSIAKTHDLSEHYLEQLVAPLRNAGLVKSIRGAYGGYVLARDPSKITAGDIIRVLEGPISPVEGIEDEDPPKRELWMRIRDAVKDVLESTTLEDLANYTDRGESDAYMFYI; from the coding sequence ATGAAAATTTCCACTAAAGGCCGATACGGCTTGACGATTATGATTGAGTTAGCCAAGAAATACGGAGAGGGACCGACCCCCTTGCGCTCCATTGCAAAAACGCATGACTTATCCGAGCATTACTTAGAGCAGCTAGTCGCTCCACTAAGAAATGCTGGTTTGGTCAAAAGCATCCGCGGAGCATACGGAGGTTATGTACTTGCCAGAGACCCTTCCAAAATTACAGCAGGTGATATTATCCGTGTATTGGAAGGGCCGATTAGCCCGGTGGAAGGAATCGAAGATGAAGATCCTCCAAAACGAGAGTTATGGATGCGCATTCGAGATGCTGTGAAGGACGTTCTTGAGAGCACAACATTGGAGGACTTAGCGAATTATACCGATCGAGGCGAATCGGATGCCTATATGTTTTACATTTAA
- a CDS encoding YczE/YyaS/YitT family protein: MKTKGNIIFRLVVFMTGLLVMSLGLVFMIRSDLGATPWDTMHVGLYYKLGLTVGTWSILVGLAVLALSALLMKEWPQFGAYLNMLLVGIFMDMYLSLPFIVTPHSFLGKLCMFLLGIIINGYGMGIYISAQIGAGPRDSLMIAVTSKTGWKVSHVRRGMEVIVLIMGFLLGGPVHVGTILFSLFMGTIVGITLPQCQKITDYFIHKMQKSKNELNRGAKYENFH, from the coding sequence GTGAAAACAAAGGGGAATATCATCTTTCGATTAGTCGTTTTTATGACTGGTTTGCTTGTCATGTCTCTCGGCCTTGTGTTCATGATTCGATCGGATCTCGGAGCAACACCTTGGGACACGATGCATGTAGGATTATATTATAAACTAGGGTTAACGGTTGGGACTTGGTCAATACTTGTAGGGTTGGCTGTTTTAGCTTTATCTGCTTTACTGATGAAAGAGTGGCCTCAATTTGGCGCTTATTTAAATATGCTTCTTGTTGGCATATTCATGGATATGTATTTAAGTCTGCCTTTTATCGTAACACCCCACAGTTTTTTAGGAAAGCTGTGCATGTTTCTGCTCGGCATCATCATCAATGGATACGGAATGGGTATTTACATTTCTGCCCAAATTGGAGCCGGACCTCGAGATAGTTTAATGATTGCCGTTACTTCGAAAACGGGATGGAAAGTTTCCCACGTTCGAAGGGGAATGGAAGTAATCGTTCTCATAATGGGTTTTCTTTTGGGAGGACCTGTACATGTCGGAACCATTTTATTTAGTCTGTTCATGGGTACGATTGTAGGCATAACACTTCCACAATGTCAAAAAATCACTGATTACTTTATCCATAAAATGCAAAAATCAAAAAATGAATTGAATAGAGGTGCAAAATATGAAAATTTCCACTAA
- a CDS encoding tetratricopeptide repeat protein, producing the protein MDKNAKGIEYLQAGKVEEALKMFTEHIEENPQDPAAYINFGNVLVSVGEMRKAENFFQKAIEVDGNAAAAYYALGSLYYNENRFEDAVGCFEKAIQKGMQDEDSYFMAGMCFVQLEQNKLALPYLQRAAELNPNDSEALFQYGLSLAKLNVYEEAIRQFEKVIQLNPNHADAYYNLGVAYAGYREDREQAKKMFQKALELQEDHLLAGYGLKMLEKI; encoded by the coding sequence ATGGACAAAAATGCAAAAGGAATTGAATATTTGCAAGCAGGAAAAGTCGAAGAAGCATTGAAGATGTTTACAGAACATATCGAAGAGAATCCGCAAGATCCCGCTGCCTATATTAATTTTGGAAACGTTCTAGTTTCTGTGGGCGAGATGCGCAAAGCGGAAAATTTTTTTCAAAAAGCCATTGAGGTGGACGGCAATGCGGCCGCTGCTTATTATGCACTCGGCAGCCTTTATTATAATGAAAATCGTTTTGAGGATGCGGTCGGCTGTTTTGAAAAAGCGATTCAAAAAGGAATGCAAGATGAAGACAGCTATTTTATGGCCGGGATGTGTTTTGTCCAACTGGAACAAAACAAACTCGCTTTGCCTTATCTACAACGGGCAGCCGAATTGAATCCGAACGACAGCGAAGCTCTTTTTCAATACGGACTTTCTTTGGCAAAGCTAAACGTTTATGAAGAAGCGATTCGACAGTTTGAAAAAGTCATTCAGCTCAATCCTAATCATGCCGACGCTTATTATAATTTAGGAGTTGCTTATGCCGGTTATCGAGAGGACCGGGAGCAAGCTAAAAAAATGTTTCAAAAAGCGCTTGAACTGCAAGAAGATCATCTTCTTGCCGGCTACGGTTTAAAGATGCTGGAAAAAATCTAA
- a CDS encoding MFS transporter, with protein sequence MNDALKQNTRKLLGIAGFAWLFDAMDVGMLSFIQAALQKDWNLSVKEMGWIGSVNSIGMAAGAFLFGLLADRIGRKPVFLITLLLFTIGSGLSAFTSTLVLFLFFRFFIGMGLGGELPVASTLVSESVPAKDRGRIIVLLESFWAGGWLLAAVVSYFIIPEYGWRMALLLGAIPALYALYLRWNLPDSARFQSVKTKRSFILNIKEVWSRPHIRKTIMLWIVWFCVVFSYYGMFLWLPSIMVMKGFSLIKSFGYVLIMTLAQLPGYFTAAWLIDRIGRKWVLIIFLLGTSISAWLFGNAETLPLLITYGILLSFFNLGAWGALYAYSPEQYPTAIRGTGVGMATSFGRIGGILGPLLIGFLGSETSISAIFSIFCAAIIISVVSIALLGTETKAKDLA encoded by the coding sequence ATGAATGACGCATTAAAACAAAACACTCGCAAGCTCCTAGGTATAGCCGGTTTCGCTTGGCTGTTTGACGCCATGGATGTCGGAATGCTGTCGTTTATCCAAGCTGCCCTGCAAAAAGATTGGAATTTGTCGGTCAAGGAAATGGGATGGATTGGAAGCGTTAACTCCATCGGTATGGCAGCAGGCGCCTTTTTATTTGGTTTGCTGGCTGACAGAATCGGAAGAAAGCCGGTCTTTCTGATCACGTTGCTTCTCTTTACGATCGGGAGCGGATTATCGGCGTTCACAAGCACTCTTGTCTTATTTCTATTCTTCCGATTTTTTATCGGGATGGGCTTAGGGGGCGAACTTCCCGTTGCATCAACACTTGTATCGGAAAGCGTACCGGCCAAAGATCGTGGCAGAATCATTGTCCTTTTGGAAAGTTTCTGGGCAGGCGGCTGGTTGCTTGCTGCTGTCGTCTCCTATTTTATTATTCCAGAATACGGTTGGAGAATGGCATTATTATTAGGAGCCATTCCGGCACTGTACGCCCTGTATTTACGCTGGAATTTACCCGATTCAGCCCGTTTTCAATCGGTAAAAACAAAACGTTCTTTCATTCTAAACATAAAAGAAGTATGGTCTCGTCCACATATTCGAAAAACGATCATGCTATGGATCGTCTGGTTTTGCGTCGTGTTCTCTTATTACGGCATGTTCCTTTGGCTCCCAAGCATTATGGTCATGAAAGGATTCAGCCTAATTAAAAGTTTCGGCTATGTGCTGATTATGACTCTTGCACAGCTTCCCGGCTATTTCACTGCTGCCTGGCTGATTGACAGAATCGGCCGTAAATGGGTCTTAATAATCTTTTTGCTGGGTACTTCCATCAGCGCATGGCTTTTTGGAAATGCGGAAACTTTGCCGTTGTTGATTACTTATGGAATTTTACTATCTTTCTTTAACTTAGGCGCTTGGGGAGCACTTTATGCTTATTCACCGGAACAATACCCGACGGCTATCCGCGGTACAGGGGTTGGAATGGCCACTTCTTTCGGACGAATAGGAGGCATCCTCGGTCCGCTTTTGATCGGTTTTCTTGGCAGCGAGACTTCTATCTCCGCCATCTTCTCTATTTTTTGTGCGGCGATTATCATCAGCGTTGTCAGCATCGCCCTATTAGGAACGGAAACAAAAGCGAAAGATCTGGCTTAA
- the mnmA gene encoding tRNA 2-thiouridine(34) synthase MnmA has protein sequence MKKSPKDTRVVVGMSGGVDSSVAALLLKEQGYDVIGIFMKNWDDTDENGVCTATEDYNDVVRVCNQIGIPYYAVNFEKQYWDKVFTYFLDEYKAGRTPNPDIMCNKEIKFKAFLDHAMNLGADYVATGHYAQVEERGGEVKLLRGKDSNKDQTYFLNQLQQFQLEKVMFPIGHLEKKQVREIAQEAGLATAEKKDSTGICFIGERNFKEFLSQYLPAQPGKMETLDGKVMGEHDGLMYYTIGQRHGLGIGGSGEPWFVVGKDVKRNVLYVGQGFHNDALYSDSIIATNVGWVSDREKPQQFTCTAKFRYRQPDTKVTVQLLSNGRASVVFDEPVRAVTPGQAVVFYNGEECLGGGTIDQVFKNGNRLSYVG, from the coding sequence ATGAAAAAATCACCGAAAGATACCCGTGTCGTCGTCGGCATGTCCGGCGGAGTAGATTCATCTGTAGCCGCTCTTTTGCTAAAGGAGCAAGGGTATGATGTAATTGGCATTTTTATGAAGAATTGGGATGACACAGATGAAAATGGCGTTTGTACAGCCACGGAGGACTATAATGATGTCGTTCGCGTTTGCAACCAAATCGGCATTCCTTATTATGCGGTAAATTTTGAAAAACAATATTGGGATAAAGTTTTTACGTATTTTTTGGATGAATACAAGGCGGGCCGCACTCCTAATCCGGATATCATGTGCAATAAAGAAATTAAATTTAAGGCCTTTTTGGATCATGCCATGAATCTTGGTGCGGACTATGTGGCCACCGGACATTACGCTCAAGTTGAAGAACGGGGCGGAGAAGTTAAACTTTTGCGAGGAAAAGATTCGAATAAAGATCAAACGTATTTCCTCAATCAATTGCAGCAATTCCAGCTCGAAAAGGTAATGTTTCCCATCGGACATTTAGAGAAAAAGCAAGTAAGGGAAATCGCACAGGAAGCAGGGCTTGCTACAGCGGAGAAAAAAGACAGCACCGGAATCTGCTTTATTGGGGAGCGGAATTTTAAAGAGTTTTTAAGCCAGTATTTGCCCGCTCAGCCCGGTAAAATGGAAACGCTGGATGGAAAAGTGATGGGAGAACATGATGGATTAATGTATTATACCATCGGACAACGCCATGGCCTTGGAATTGGTGGTTCAGGTGAACCGTGGTTTGTCGTAGGAAAAGATGTGAAACGCAATGTTCTATATGTAGGACAAGGCTTCCACAATGATGCCCTATACTCAGATTCGATTATTGCGACAAACGTCGGCTGGGTATCGGATCGCGAAAAACCGCAGCAATTTACCTGTACGGCTAAATTCCGCTATCGTCAACCAGATACGAAGGTAACAGTCCAATTGCTTTCGAACGGTCGCGCCAGCGTCGTGTTTGACGAACCCGTACGAGCTGTGACCCCGGGACAAGCGGTTGTTTTTTACAACGGTGAGGAATGTTTGGGCGGCGGAACCATTGACCAAGTGTTTAAAAACGGCAATCGTTTGTCGTATGTCGGGTAA
- a CDS encoding replication-associated recombination protein A, with protein MSTKPLAFRMRPRTIDEIAGQEHLVGEGKIIRRMVEAKQLSSMILYGPPGIGKTSIASAIAGSTQYAFRQLNAVTNNKKDMEIVAEEAKMSGKVILLLDEVHRLDKGKQDFLLPYLENGSITLIGATTNNPYFSINPAIRSRCQIFELKPLTPDQILSLLKRALHDEKRGLGKWNIQIDEDALLHFAHGSNGDARSSLNALELAVLSTKEDETGTIHINLEIAEECLQKKSFVHDKDGDAHYDVLSAFQKSIRGSDVNAALHYLGRLIEAGDLPSISRRLLVIAYEDIGLANPQAGVRTLAAVQTAEKIGFPEARIPLAAAVIELCLSPKSNSAIMAIDSALADIRKGKSGDVPDHLKDAHYKGAKELGRGISYKYPHDYESGWVKQQYLPDTLKDAVYYHPKTTGKFEKALASVYENISKLQNDHS; from the coding sequence ATGAGTACAAAACCGTTAGCATTTCGAATGAGACCGAGAACCATTGATGAAATTGCCGGACAAGAACACTTAGTCGGAGAAGGAAAAATCATTAGAAGAATGGTCGAAGCAAAACAGCTTTCATCTATGATTCTTTACGGGCCGCCAGGAATAGGCAAAACTTCCATTGCTTCCGCGATTGCCGGCAGTACTCAATATGCTTTTCGACAACTGAATGCAGTCACCAATAACAAGAAAGATATGGAAATTGTCGCTGAGGAAGCGAAAATGTCCGGAAAAGTGATTCTGCTTTTAGACGAAGTACATCGTCTGGATAAAGGGAAGCAAGACTTTCTTCTTCCTTATCTTGAAAATGGCAGCATTACATTAATCGGAGCTACAACCAACAATCCATACTTTTCGATTAATCCGGCTATTCGCAGCCGCTGTCAAATATTCGAATTAAAGCCGTTAACCCCGGATCAGATTCTCTCATTGTTGAAAAGAGCTCTTCATGATGAAAAACGGGGACTCGGAAAATGGAACATTCAAATCGACGAAGACGCGTTGCTCCATTTCGCGCATGGATCAAACGGAGATGCCCGCAGTTCTTTAAACGCGCTCGAATTGGCTGTCTTATCTACAAAAGAGGATGAAACCGGTACGATCCACATTAATCTTGAAATAGCAGAGGAATGTCTGCAAAAGAAAAGTTTTGTTCATGATAAAGATGGAGATGCCCATTACGACGTGCTCAGCGCTTTCCAAAAGTCCATTCGAGGAAGCGACGTAAATGCCGCACTTCATTACTTAGGAAGGCTGATTGAAGCTGGCGACCTTCCCAGCATTTCAAGAAGGCTTCTTGTCATCGCTTACGAAGATATCGGCCTTGCCAATCCTCAAGCTGGAGTTCGAACATTGGCCGCCGTCCAAACAGCAGAGAAAATAGGCTTTCCAGAGGCGAGAATTCCGTTGGCAGCAGCCGTTATCGAACTTTGTTTGTCTCCAAAATCCAATTCTGCCATCATGGCCATTGATTCGGCTTTAGCGGACATTCGAAAAGGGAAAAGCGGAGATGTTCCAGACCATTTAAAAGATGCCCATTACAAAGGGGCAAAAGAGTTAGGAAGAGGAATCAGCTATAAATATCCGCACGACTATGAAAGCGGCTGGGTAAAACAACAATACTTACCAGACACATTAAAAGATGCCGTCTATTATCACCCAAAAACAACCGGGAAATTCGAAAAGGCGCTGGCATCTGTTTACGAAAATATTTCCAAACTTCAAAACGATCATTCTTAA
- a CDS encoding cation:dicarboxylate symporter family transporter, with translation MKKIGLAWQIFIGLILGIIVGVIFYGNPSVQGFLQPIGDIFIRLIKMIVIPIVVSSLIVGVAGLGDIKQLGKLGGITLLYFEIITTVAIILGLLVGNIVKPGVGVDIHSLQKGDISSYLSTTEQATSHSFADTIVNIVPDNLFKALANGDMLAIIFFSVMFGLGVAAIGDKGKPVLKFFQATADAMFNVTNMVMRFAPFGVFALIGITVSKFGVSSLIPLSKLILTVYGTMFLFILVVLGLVAKLFGINIFHIFKILKNELILAYSTSSSETVLPKLMEKMERFGCAKGITTFVIPTGYSFNLDGSTLYQSIAAIFIAQMYGIHLSIAEQISLVLVLMVTSKGIAGVPGVSFVVLLATLSTTHLPVEGLAFIAGIDRIMDMARTVVNVIGNSLASIIVSKLVGQYDAEKGKEYLKEVS, from the coding sequence TTGAAAAAAATTGGATTAGCTTGGCAAATATTTATTGGGCTAATATTAGGAATTATCGTCGGGGTTATTTTTTATGGCAATCCCTCCGTTCAAGGATTCCTACAACCTATCGGCGATATATTCATAAGACTCATTAAAATGATTGTAATCCCGATTGTTGTTTCCAGCCTCATCGTTGGAGTTGCAGGGCTTGGCGACATCAAACAATTGGGAAAATTGGGCGGTATTACGCTGCTTTACTTTGAAATCATTACCACCGTCGCAATCATTTTAGGGCTGTTGGTAGGAAATATCGTAAAACCTGGTGTTGGCGTAGACATACACTCTCTTCAAAAAGGTGATATCTCAAGTTACTTAAGCACCACAGAACAAGCAACCTCTCACTCATTTGCAGATACCATTGTCAACATCGTCCCTGACAATTTATTTAAAGCATTGGCGAACGGCGATATGTTAGCCATTATCTTTTTCTCCGTTATGTTCGGGCTCGGAGTTGCCGCGATCGGAGACAAAGGAAAACCTGTACTGAAATTTTTCCAAGCAACTGCCGATGCCATGTTTAATGTGACAAACATGGTCATGAGGTTTGCACCGTTTGGCGTTTTTGCCCTTATCGGCATTACCGTATCGAAGTTTGGAGTAAGTTCTTTAATTCCGCTAAGTAAACTTATATTAACAGTTTACGGAACCATGTTTTTATTTATTCTGGTCGTTTTAGGATTAGTTGCCAAACTATTTGGCATTAATATCTTTCATATCTTTAAAATCCTAAAAAACGAGTTAATCCTTGCTTATTCCACTTCCAGTTCAGAAACCGTTCTGCCAAAGTTAATGGAGAAAATGGAACGATTCGGATGTGCAAAAGGGATTACCACTTTTGTCATTCCTACCGGTTATTCCTTCAACTTGGACGGCTCCACTCTTTATCAATCAATAGCCGCCATTTTTATCGCCCAGATGTACGGCATTCATCTTTCAATTGCTGAACAAATTTCCCTAGTGTTAGTTCTTATGGTCACTTCCAAAGGAATTGCGGGGGTTCCCGGTGTTTCATTCGTTGTGTTACTTGCGACACTGAGCACCACCCATTTACCAGTGGAAGGATTGGCCTTTATAGCTGGAATTGATCGAATTATGGACATGGCACGTACAGTTGTCAATGTTATCGGAAATTCACTTGCTTCTATTATCGTTTCCAAATTGGTTGGACAATACGACGCTGAAAAAGGAAAAGAATATTTGAAAGAAGTCTCGTAA
- a CDS encoding cysteine desulfurase family protein: MERIYLDHAATSPVHPEVIQVLTETMQNHYGNPSSIHYFGRDARQVVDQAREFIAKSIHANFDEIIFTSGGTEADNLALIGVARGMADKGKHIITTAVEHHAVLHTCEFLEKEGFEVTYLPVDETGRISVEELKKALRDDTILVSIMFANNEVGTLQPIREVGELLTNHQAVFHTDAVQAYGLADIDVQDLHIDLLSVSSHKINGPKGVGFLYVRDGVRLIPTVHGGEQERKRRAGTENVASIAAFAKAVEISQKTKPEKYAFYHKLKQLLIETLKKEGVDFSINGTLEQSLPHVVNLSFPGTNVEAMLVNLDLEGIAASSGSACTAGSVDPSHVLRAMFGSQSDRLTNSIRFSFGINNTEDQILQAAAIISKIVKRLTKQ; encoded by the coding sequence ATGGAACGCATTTATCTGGATCATGCAGCAACAAGTCCTGTTCACCCGGAAGTGATCCAAGTCTTAACCGAAACCATGCAAAATCATTATGGAAACCCGTCCAGCATCCATTACTTCGGCCGCGACGCTCGTCAAGTAGTGGATCAAGCTAGAGAATTCATCGCGAAAAGCATTCATGCCAACTTTGATGAAATTATTTTTACAAGCGGTGGGACTGAAGCGGATAATCTGGCGTTAATTGGTGTGGCCAGAGGCATGGCGGATAAAGGCAAACATATCATCACGACAGCCGTTGAACATCATGCTGTTTTGCATACATGTGAATTTTTGGAGAAAGAAGGATTTGAAGTTACTTATTTACCGGTGGATGAAACCGGCCGTATTTCTGTGGAAGAGTTGAAGAAAGCTTTGCGGGACGATACGATCCTTGTTTCGATCATGTTCGCCAACAATGAAGTTGGTACGCTGCAGCCGATCCGGGAAGTTGGAGAGTTGTTAACGAATCATCAAGCTGTTTTTCATACGGATGCAGTTCAAGCATACGGATTGGCAGACATCGATGTGCAAGACCTTCATATCGATTTATTGTCTGTCTCCAGTCATAAAATTAATGGACCGAAAGGAGTAGGCTTCCTGTATGTTAGGGACGGTGTTCGCTTAATTCCAACGGTTCACGGTGGGGAACAGGAAAGAAAACGGCGGGCAGGAACGGAAAATGTCGCATCGATTGCTGCTTTTGCTAAAGCAGTGGAAATTTCCCAAAAGACAAAGCCGGAAAAATATGCTTTTTACCATAAATTGAAGCAATTGCTCATCGAAACGCTGAAAAAAGAAGGAGTCGATTTTTCAATCAACGGAACGCTTGAACAGTCTCTTCCACATGTAGTAAACTTGAGTTTTCCTGGCACGAATGTGGAAGCGATGCTTGTGAACTTGGATTTAGAAGGGATAGCAGCTTCTAGTGGATCTGCATGCACAGCTGGGTCTGTGGATCCTTCTCATGTTCTCCGAGCTATGTTCGGAAGCCAATCTGACCGTTTGACCAACTCCATCCGATTTAGCTTCGGCATTAATAATACAGAAGATCAAATTCTTCAAGCGGCGGCTATTATTTCAAAGATAGTAAAACGATTGACAAAGCAGTGA
- a CDS encoding PRC-barrel domain-containing protein, translating into MRTFSSLNRLPVFDVCTGSRLGEVCDLCISEKGEVKSLLVKTVSLFSVKKQLPIDSVECFGVDCIMTKKERLIPFCSDKIFTFFHKQSIEGTPFFDKNGEILGRLKDVYFLENLGMIVGYELTDGFFSDLLEGSKIIRTNTPPAIGKDAVIVTPERVRGGFHAYLSKLPE; encoded by the coding sequence TTGCGAACATTTTCTTCCTTAAACAGGCTGCCTGTTTTCGATGTCTGTACAGGTAGCCGCCTTGGGGAGGTTTGCGATCTTTGTATATCGGAAAAAGGCGAGGTAAAGTCGCTGTTAGTTAAGACGGTCTCCCTTTTTTCTGTGAAAAAGCAGCTGCCGATTGATTCGGTAGAATGCTTTGGGGTCGACTGCATCATGACGAAAAAGGAACGGTTGATTCCATTTTGTTCAGATAAAATTTTTACGTTTTTTCATAAACAATCGATCGAAGGAACGCCTTTTTTTGATAAAAATGGAGAAATCCTTGGCCGGTTGAAAGATGTATATTTTCTGGAAAATTTGGGCATGATCGTAGGGTATGAGTTGACGGATGGTTTCTTTTCGGATCTATTGGAAGGCAGCAAAATAATCCGCACGAATACACCCCCTGCGATCGGAAAAGATGCCGTTATCGTCACGCCAGAACGTGTGCGAGGTGGCTTTCATGCTTATTTGTCCAAATTGCCAGAGTAA
- the recD2 gene encoding SF1B family DNA helicase RecD2, giving the protein MEGQHNIGLFAEQETYVKGRHIATIFRNEQNLYTVIRVKVEETNDQYEEKEAVITGYFPQVHEHETYTFYGFFQEHPKFGIQFQCKHFQKEVPQTRQGVINYLSSELFKGIGRKTAERIVDHLGEDAISKILKSPSVLDGVPNLSSEKAKALYDVLKENEGLEQIMVALNQYGFGPQMSMKIYQTYKEQTLDIIQKNPYQLVEDVEGIGFSRADELGKQLGMDETHPERLKAACLYTLESECLQEGHVYLDQKDLLSKGKALLDKNSSTPIAETDISEQLHQLKKEKKLIEEEDRIYIPSLYFAEKGIVSNIQRILAQDQYEEQFPESEFLLALGKLEERIGVQYASSQKKAIQTALLSPMLLLTGGPGTGKTTVIKGIVELYAELHGLSLDPKDYSKDDPFPIVLGAPTGRAAKRMAESTGLPAATIHRLLGWNGQAGIDFEQDRTINGKLVIIDEMSMVDTWLAYQFFNALPEEVQVVLVGDEDQLPSVGPGQVLKDLLDSKTIPTVQLTDIYRQENGSSIIELAHEIKKGKLPADLAVQKKDRSFIKCSTQQIASVVEQVVENARNKGFTAKDIQVLAPMYKGPAGIDRLNKMLQEILNPNHDQSRKELAFGDTVYRIGDKVLQLVNKPEKNVFNGDIGEVISIFYAKENTEKQDMVLVSFEGNEVTYTRQELNQITHAYCCSIHKSQGSEFPIVILPVVKSYYRMLRKNLLYTAVTRSKKFLILCGEEEAFRWGVERNDSLLRKTTLCQKLSEVLANKDADSKEENSISYPMSEEEWMQINPMIGMENVTPYDFME; this is encoded by the coding sequence ATGGAAGGGCAGCACAATATCGGCCTGTTTGCAGAACAGGAAACATATGTGAAAGGCCGCCATATCGCGACCATCTTTCGCAATGAACAAAATCTTTATACCGTCATAAGGGTAAAAGTGGAAGAAACAAATGACCAATATGAAGAAAAAGAAGCGGTCATTACTGGTTATTTTCCGCAAGTACACGAACATGAAACATACACCTTTTATGGCTTTTTTCAAGAGCATCCAAAATTCGGAATTCAATTTCAATGCAAACATTTTCAAAAAGAAGTTCCTCAGACAAGGCAAGGAGTGATCAATTATTTATCGAGCGAATTGTTCAAGGGAATCGGGCGAAAAACGGCGGAAAGAATTGTCGATCATTTAGGCGAAGATGCCATTTCCAAAATATTGAAATCCCCTTCCGTGCTTGATGGTGTTCCGAATCTATCCTCAGAAAAAGCGAAAGCTCTTTACGATGTTTTAAAGGAAAATGAAGGGCTCGAACAAATCATGGTCGCCTTAAATCAATACGGATTCGGTCCGCAAATGTCCATGAAAATTTACCAGACCTATAAAGAACAAACGTTGGATATTATCCAAAAAAATCCTTATCAGCTTGTGGAGGACGTGGAAGGGATCGGATTTTCGCGCGCTGATGAATTAGGAAAACAGCTTGGAATGGATGAGACACACCCAGAACGTTTGAAAGCAGCCTGTTTGTATACGCTGGAATCGGAATGTCTGCAAGAAGGTCATGTCTATTTGGATCAAAAGGACTTGCTTTCAAAAGGAAAAGCTCTCTTGGATAAAAACAGCAGCACTCCAATCGCTGAGACTGACATATCCGAACAGCTTCATCAATTGAAAAAAGAGAAGAAGCTGATTGAAGAAGAGGACAGAATTTATATTCCGTCTCTCTATTTCGCTGAAAAAGGGATTGTTTCCAATATTCAGCGCATCTTAGCCCAAGATCAATACGAGGAACAATTTCCTGAATCAGAATTTTTATTAGCCTTGGGAAAATTAGAAGAAAGAATTGGCGTACAGTATGCTTCCTCTCAGAAAAAAGCGATCCAAACGGCTTTATTATCGCCGATGCTGCTGCTGACGGGCGGCCCCGGAACGGGAAAAACCACAGTAATCAAAGGAATTGTCGAATTATACGCAGAGCTGCACGGTCTATCTTTGGATCCGAAAGATTATAGTAAAGACGACCCTTTTCCAATCGTCTTAGGAGCGCCTACGGGAAGAGCTGCAAAAAGGATGGCGGAATCAACGGGCCTGCCGGCAGCAACGATCCACCGATTGCTTGGCTGGAACGGACAAGCCGGAATCGATTTTGAACAAGACCGGACCATTAACGGAAAATTAGTGATCATTGATGAAATGTCCATGGTGGATACATGGCTGGCTTATCAATTTTTTAATGCGCTGCCGGAGGAAGTTCAAGTCGTGCTGGTAGGGGACGAAGATCAGCTGCCATCTGTCGGCCCGGGACAAGTGTTAAAAGACTTGCTGGACTCGAAAACGATACCGACTGTACAGCTTACGGATATTTATCGGCAAGAAAACGGATCTTCCATCATTGAATTAGCTCATGAAATCAAAAAGGGAAAACTGCCTGCTGACCTAGCTGTTCAAAAAAAAGATCGCTCGTTTATTAAATGTTCCACACAACAAATTGCCAGCGTTGTTGAGCAAGTGGTGGAAAATGCTCGCAACAAAGGATTTACGGCAAAAGATATTCAAGTTTTGGCTCCAATGTATAAAGGGCCTGCCGGGATTGACCGTTTAAATAAAATGCTGCAGGAAATTTTAAATCCAAATCATGATCAATCTCGAAAAGAATTGGCTTTCGGGGATACAGTCTACCGTATTGGAGATAAAGTGCTTCAGCTTGTCAACAAACCGGAAAAAAATGTATTTAACGGCGATATCGGTGAGGTCATTTCCATTTTTTACGCGAAAGAAAACACGGAAAAACAAGACATGGTCCTTGTTTCTTTTGAAGGAAATGAAGTCACCTATACACGCCAAGAATTGAATCAGATCACTCATGCTTATTGCTGTTCCATCCACAAATCACAAGGAAGCGAATTTCCTATCGTGATTTTGCCTGTTGTGAAAAGCTATTATCGCATGCTGCGAAAAAATTTATTATATACTGCCGTGACCAGAAGCAAAAAATTTTTAATTTTATGCGGCGAAGAAGAAGCGTTTCGTTGGGGCGTTGAACGTAACGATAGTTTGTTGAGAAAAACAACTCTTTGCCAAAAACTGTCAGAAGTGTTGGCTAATAAAGATGCTGACAGCAAGGAAGAAAATTCCATTTCCTATCCGATGAGTGAAGAAGAGTGGATGCAAATCAATCCTATGATAGGAATGGAAAACGTTACCCCTTATGATTTTATGGAGTAA